From one Ignavibacteria bacterium genomic stretch:
- a CDS encoding YigZ family protein, producing MSTGKQPLITLDTITEQVSATLEVRRSLFITYLAPVQNKESALQYLETLRKKHWDAAHHCYAWRLGHLGQDYRLADDGEPAGTAGKPILFVLQQGNFTNIIAVTVRYFGGVKLGKGPLARAYADSVRESVSMVTRLPVVVQENIVVHCLYDDVSRVIPLLEEVQAEFSTEYSDSVRFHVQIAKPKLEYLVTELTTRTNARAGYSKISTKGE from the coding sequence ATGAGTACAGGCAAGCAGCCATTAATAACTCTGGATACAATCACGGAGCAGGTTTCAGCCACTCTCGAGGTTCGCCGTTCGTTATTTATCACGTACTTAGCACCTGTTCAGAACAAGGAAAGTGCACTCCAATATCTTGAAACACTACGAAAAAAGCATTGGGACGCAGCTCACCATTGTTATGCATGGCGGCTTGGACATCTTGGACAAGACTACCGTCTTGCAGACGATGGCGAGCCGGCCGGAACTGCTGGAAAACCAATCCTGTTCGTGCTACAACAGGGCAATTTTACCAATATTATCGCAGTTACTGTGCGATACTTTGGTGGCGTGAAGCTTGGAAAGGGTCCGTTGGCCCGTGCATATGCAGATTCCGTCCGCGAATCAGTAAGTATGGTTACAAGATTACCCGTAGTGGTCCAGGAAAATATCGTTGTACATTGCCTGTATGACGATGTTAGCCGTGTTATTCCGTTGCTTGAAGAGGTTCAAGCTGAATTTTCAACCGAATATTCTGACAGCGTACGCTTTCACGTCCAAATTGCCAAGCCAAAGCTGGAGTATCTCGTGACTGAGCTTACAACCAGAACAAATGCCCGTGCGGGCTATTCAAAAATCTCCACCAAGGGAGAATAA
- the fabG gene encoding 3-oxoacyl-[acyl-carrier-protein] reductase, translated as MNNTHTGKTFIVTGGSRGIGEAIVRLLCSQGATVFATYNSSDERAASLTREITEGGGAVTYVKSDITRETDVETLFERVREAANTIHGVVNNAGITRDGLILRMQTKDWHDVVNTNLSGVFYMCRAAAKVMVRQKHGRILNIGSIVGLAGNAGQVNYSAAKAGVVGLTRSLAKELASRNVLVNCLAPGFVETEMTDKLTEEQKKAYFSTIPLQRPAHASEIAGVVSFFLSDSSSYITGQVINVDGGLAV; from the coding sequence ATGAATAATACTCATACCGGAAAAACATTTATCGTCACCGGTGGTTCCCGAGGCATCGGTGAAGCCATTGTCCGCCTTTTATGTAGTCAGGGGGCTACCGTTTTCGCAACGTATAACTCATCGGATGAAAGGGCGGCCAGCCTGACACGCGAGATAACTGAGGGTGGCGGAGCGGTAACCTATGTAAAATCCGATATCACACGTGAGACGGATGTGGAAACATTGTTCGAACGCGTTCGTGAAGCTGCAAACACCATACATGGTGTGGTAAATAATGCGGGAATAACCCGGGATGGGCTAATATTGCGCATGCAAACAAAGGACTGGCATGACGTTGTAAACACCAACCTTTCCGGAGTGTTCTATATGTGCAGAGCTGCTGCAAAGGTCATGGTACGGCAAAAACATGGCAGAATACTTAATATTGGGAGCATCGTAGGACTTGCCGGGAATGCCGGGCAGGTGAACTACAGTGCTGCCAAGGCCGGTGTGGTTGGGCTAACCAGGTCTTTAGCCAAGGAGCTTGCCAGTCGGAACGTTTTAGTAAATTGCTTAGCTCCGGGCTTTGTTGAAACCGAAATGACAGATAAACTAACAGAAGAACAAAAAAAGGCGTATTTCAGCACGATCCCCTTGCAGAGACCGGCACATGCCTCTGAGATTGCCGGTGTTGTTTCGTTTTTTCTTAGTGATTCATCATCGTACATCACGGGTCAGGTAATTAATGTCGATGGCGGACTTGCTGTTTAA
- the fabF gene encoding beta-ketoacyl-ACP synthase II: protein MVRPRIVITGLGAVTPIGNTVTEFWEGMMQGKSGADLITRFDATDFDTRFACEVKGYDPLQHITRKEVQRMDLFTQFAMSAAVMAVDDSGINPDQINHERSGVVFGSGIGGMWTYHHQQQNLYERGGKPDRISPFFVPMLISDIAAGHIAIRYGLKGPNYATVSACATSSHAIGDAFMLMQRGMADMMLAGGAEAVVCPMGIGGFNAMKALSTRNDDPATASRPFDLGRDGFVMGEGGGILVLETLEHAMNRGAKIYAEIVGLGLTDDAFHITQPAPGGEGAVRSMRLAVQDAGLDFADIDYINAHGTSTPYNDKSETAAVHTVFGDHAFKLSMSSTKSMTGHLLGAAGAIEAIATSLAIHHQTAPPTINQITPDPDCDLDYVPMVPKARPIRAALSNTFGFGGHNATLCFKAFEP, encoded by the coding sequence ATGGTACGACCACGAATCGTAATAACAGGCCTTGGAGCTGTAACCCCAATTGGTAACACGGTTACCGAGTTTTGGGAAGGTATGATGCAGGGCAAAAGCGGAGCTGATCTGATCACACGATTTGATGCAACTGATTTTGATACCAGGTTTGCATGTGAAGTGAAAGGGTACGATCCACTTCAACATATCACGAGGAAAGAAGTTCAGAGAATGGACCTCTTTACTCAGTTTGCTATGTCGGCTGCTGTTATGGCCGTTGACGATTCGGGAATCAATCCTGACCAAATCAACCATGAACGGTCCGGCGTTGTTTTTGGATCCGGAATAGGGGGTATGTGGACGTACCACCATCAGCAGCAGAATTTGTATGAGCGAGGGGGCAAACCTGACCGCATCTCTCCGTTTTTTGTACCCATGCTGATTTCAGATATAGCCGCCGGCCACATTGCGATTCGGTATGGTTTGAAGGGACCTAATTATGCAACTGTTTCGGCATGTGCAACATCGTCACATGCAATTGGTGATGCGTTCATGCTCATGCAGCGTGGCATGGCTGATATGATGCTGGCAGGAGGAGCAGAGGCCGTTGTTTGTCCAATGGGGATAGGGGGCTTTAATGCAATGAAGGCTCTTTCTACCCGCAATGATGACCCGGCCACTGCAAGCCGCCCATTTGACCTTGGCAGAGACGGCTTTGTGATGGGCGAGGGCGGTGGGATTCTAGTGCTCGAAACCCTAGAACATGCAATGAACAGAGGTGCCAAAATTTATGCCGAAATTGTTGGGCTGGGGCTAACGGATGATGCCTTCCATATAACCCAACCTGCACCAGGCGGTGAAGGAGCTGTCCGCTCAATGCGTCTTGCAGTCCAAGATGCAGGATTGGACTTTGCCGACATTGACTATATCAATGCCCATGGAACAAGCACTCCGTATAATGACAAGAGTGAAACCGCTGCCGTACATACCGTTTTTGGCGATCATGCTTTTAAGCTCAGTATGTCTTCAACAAAATCTATGACAGGCCATCTTCTGGGTGCTGCCGGTGCCATTGAAGCAATTGCAACATCCCTTGCAATACATCACCAAACAGCTCCGCCAACAATCAACCAAATTACTCCTGATCCGGACTGTGACCTGGACTACGTACCCATGGTTCCCAAGGCACGCCCGATTCGCGCAGCACTGAGCAATACATTTGGTTTTGGTGGTCATAATGCAACACTCTGCTTTAAAGCTTTTGAGCCGTAA
- a CDS encoding acyl carrier protein, which translates to MSTIAEQVTEIIVNKLGVEASKVTAAASFTNDLNADSLDTVELIMEFEKAFDLTIDDSDAEKIQTVGDAITYIESKKA; encoded by the coding sequence ATGTCAACAATTGCCGAACAGGTCACGGAAATCATCGTAAACAAACTTGGGGTTGAGGCTTCGAAGGTAACAGCAGCAGCTTCGTTTACCAATGACTTAAATGCAGACTCGCTCGACACCGTAGAACTTATCATGGAGTTTGAAAAAGCATTTGATCTAACGATTGACGATTCGGATGCAGAGAAAATTCAAACTGTAGGCGACGCAATAACCTATATTGAATCGAAAAAAGCATAA
- a CDS encoding cyclic nucleotide-binding domain-containing protein, with amino-acid sequence MVVAFLVRSILPLRLLAIAGGLTGIIYDWHIGEMGMVAWEGLFTLVNVVQGGILIYEKQRAKLTAEEKILHQTQFSKLNVVDFYRLIRIGKWVTSGAGDILTIQGKPVEKIMLLTDGASSVEIDGRIAAYCKQGDFVGEMAFVSGNPASATVQTVVPSRYLMWNFNDLKHLLKKYPELTSALQGVFTSNLVDKLLRDQTTNNVSAG; translated from the coding sequence ATGGTGGTTGCATTTCTCGTACGCTCCATCCTGCCCTTGCGTTTACTAGCCATTGCCGGTGGGTTAACCGGAATAATCTATGACTGGCACATAGGAGAAATGGGAATGGTTGCCTGGGAAGGTCTGTTTACGCTTGTTAATGTTGTCCAGGGAGGGATCCTGATCTACGAAAAGCAACGAGCTAAACTCACGGCGGAAGAAAAGATTCTCCACCAGACTCAATTCAGCAAGCTTAATGTGGTTGACTTTTACCGATTAATTCGGATTGGGAAATGGGTTACATCCGGAGCCGGAGATATTTTGACAATACAAGGTAAGCCGGTTGAAAAAATCATGTTGCTTACTGACGGAGCTTCGTCTGTAGAAATCGACGGCAGAATCGCAGCCTACTGTAAGCAGGGTGATTTTGTTGGGGAGATGGCGTTTGTTTCGGGTAATCCTGCTTCGGCGACTGTTCAGACTGTTGTACCGTCACGCTACCTTATGTGGAACTTTAATGACCTAAAACATCTATTAAAGAAATATCCGGAGCTCACTAGTGCACTCCAGGGAGTTTTTACAAGTAATTTGGTAGATAAATTGCTACGAGATCAGACTACAAACAATGTTTCTGCCGGGTGA
- the bshA gene encoding N-acetyl-alpha-D-glucosaminyl L-malate synthase BshA, whose translation MNIGMVCYPTYGGSGVLATELGTHLARRGHHVHFITYAQPMRLDNYQENIYYHEVESPQYPLFEFNLYTLSLAGKIIDVAKYESLDVVHVHYAIPHAVSGFLASLILKDKYPFKLLTTLHGTDITLVGLDPSYHPLIQFALEKSDGITAVSNFLAERTTQNFGADLSIQIIPNFVDTQVYKPDSCTDLSRQIKRDSQFVLMHVSNFRSVKRVQDCVRVLALLLATVNVRLVLVGDGPERSEVERLSRELGVADHVTFLGKQSALPQLLSTADIFLLPSQQESFGLSALEAMACGVPVVATNIGGIGEVVKHGECGYLAELGDVQRMAKYCLDLLTSKRKMQAFKTAARERAVRNFDSSTIVPMYEAMYDALTQGK comes from the coding sequence GTGAATATTGGAATGGTTTGTTATCCCACCTATGGTGGTAGTGGTGTACTTGCAACAGAACTGGGAACGCATTTAGCAAGGCGTGGACACCATGTGCATTTTATAACGTATGCACAACCAATGCGGCTTGATAATTATCAGGAAAACATTTACTACCATGAAGTAGAGTCACCTCAATATCCGTTATTCGAATTCAACTTATACACTCTTTCCCTTGCAGGGAAGATTATCGACGTTGCAAAATATGAATCTCTCGACGTAGTGCATGTTCATTACGCAATCCCTCATGCTGTAAGCGGATTTTTAGCCTCGCTTATTCTGAAGGATAAATATCCGTTCAAGCTTCTCACCACGCTGCACGGAACCGATATCACCTTGGTTGGCCTTGATCCATCCTACCATCCGCTTATCCAGTTTGCACTGGAGAAATCTGATGGAATTACAGCGGTATCAAATTTCCTTGCTGAGCGAACCACTCAGAATTTTGGAGCTGATTTATCAATTCAAATTATACCAAACTTTGTTGATACACAAGTTTATAAGCCGGACTCCTGCACTGATTTATCAAGGCAAATTAAGCGGGATTCCCAGTTTGTATTGATGCATGTATCGAACTTTCGTTCAGTAAAAAGGGTTCAGGATTGTGTTCGGGTACTTGCACTGTTACTTGCAACTGTAAATGTACGCCTTGTACTTGTAGGTGACGGCCCGGAACGGAGTGAGGTTGAGCGCTTATCAAGAGAATTGGGAGTGGCGGACCACGTTACATTCTTGGGAAAACAAAGTGCCTTGCCTCAGCTCCTCAGTACTGCTGATATTTTCCTTCTTCCTTCACAGCAGGAAAGCTTTGGTTTGTCGGCCCTTGAGGCAATGGCATGCGGTGTTCCTGTTGTGGCCACTAACATTGGTGGTATTGGCGAAGTTGTTAAGCACGGAGAATGCGGCTACCTTGCAGAGTTGGGTGACGTCCAGCGGATGGCCAAATATTGTCTTGACCTGCTCACCAGTAAACGCAAGATGCAAGCTTTTAAAACGGCTGCACGGGAGCGTGCGGTACGAAATTTCGACAGCAGCACGATTGTACCGATGTACGAAGCCATGTATGATGCACTCACTCAAGGCAAATAA
- a CDS encoding PD40 domain-containing protein, which produces MYILGTRPLLRTISVILLLLTTTSGSAQFSGELAFGKNKVQYERFRWKYIQSDNFDVYFHENGDYTARFTAMMAEQALRKIQHELSFSITKRIAFIVYGSHNQFEQTNVIDEFMSEGIGGVTELFKNRIVIPFEGDYAKFAHVIHHELVHAVINDMFYGGSVQSLVSNNPRAMLPLWMNEGFAEYSSVGGLDVKTDQFMRDVAVSEYLKGLQQLNGYFAYRGGQAFWSYVAQKYGPEKVGEVLNRFRTLGDVNQTFVAAFGLNFEDMSDQWAKDTKKFYFPDVDRYEYVEDWATRLTNHQKEENFYNTSPAISPDGEQVAFISDRSDGVFGLYVMNLATKDVKKLVSSNRTTDFEELNFLTPGISWNPEGTKLAVGAKAGGQDAIYIFDTKTNTYTTLSLGFNTIGGVHWSPDGQYLAFDATFKNVQNDIFLYTLATGDVRQLTNDIFTDTEPVWSPDGKRVYFLSDRGSRLSGTETSENFKMWDYDVAQKDIYSISVNGDSLQRITTDPTVGKYSLAVAPDNASLLYTADYNGITNLWEINLTTGERRARSNSLQEVSQISLSSDGTKLLFSSQNRVGYDLFLVTFPFDLPQHDTLPLTKYRSLQLEEKNSLAAIMDHQADTTNTAEFAYGTFDVDFGTGNTVQPNTRVIQPLPADSSVQDSTVDFTAKDYKVAFSPDIITGAAGYSNWFGAQGVAQMLFSDMLGDHELYVMLNLFLDLENSNFYVQYNYKPLVVDYSLAVFHNAGYSYVANASYLYLNRFRTYGMYSSMSVPFSRYSRIDFGLQVQAMSRENIDDPRMPGLTRFVTVPSVSYVVDDAIWGFWAPIKGTRFNVTLEGSPQIGTTGLSFGTLRTDARQYMHLGGMYTLALRGSGGYSLGRDPQKFFIGGVDNWFNRFFSSAGWPFQNPEDFAFTRPGWPLRGYALNERNGSQYFVANAELRFPLFFAFQAGPLPSLLQGLQGQIFFDAGGAWDNNGIPGVSVDNIRIAAPDPILYSTGFGIRSLALGLPLRFDVAWRHEPTGGMSSPYYLFSLGGDF; this is translated from the coding sequence ATGTATATACTCGGTACCCGACCTCTGCTCCGCACGATTTCTGTGATCCTGCTTTTACTGACTACAACATCCGGGAGTGCACAGTTCTCCGGTGAACTGGCCTTTGGCAAGAATAAAGTTCAATATGAACGGTTCCGCTGGAAATATATCCAGTCGGACAATTTTGACGTATACTTTCATGAAAACGGTGATTATACAGCCAGATTCACAGCAATGATGGCCGAACAAGCCCTACGTAAAATCCAGCATGAACTATCGTTTTCAATCACTAAGCGAATTGCTTTTATTGTGTACGGATCACATAATCAGTTCGAACAAACAAATGTCATTGACGAATTTATGTCCGAGGGTATCGGTGGCGTAACCGAGCTCTTCAAAAACAGAATTGTAATCCCGTTCGAGGGAGACTACGCGAAATTTGCTCACGTGATTCACCACGAGCTTGTTCATGCTGTTATTAACGACATGTTCTACGGTGGGTCTGTGCAGTCCCTTGTAAGTAATAACCCAAGAGCCATGCTGCCTTTATGGATGAATGAAGGCTTTGCGGAATACAGTAGCGTTGGTGGCCTTGATGTAAAAACCGATCAGTTCATGCGCGATGTTGCTGTTAGCGAATATCTAAAAGGGCTCCAACAATTAAACGGATACTTTGCCTACCGCGGTGGACAAGCATTTTGGAGTTACGTAGCTCAGAAATACGGCCCTGAAAAAGTTGGTGAGGTATTAAACCGCTTCCGCACTCTTGGAGATGTAAACCAGACCTTTGTTGCGGCATTTGGATTAAATTTCGAAGACATGTCAGACCAGTGGGCCAAGGATACCAAGAAGTTTTATTTCCCGGATGTTGACCGCTACGAATACGTTGAAGACTGGGCTACACGGTTAACAAATCATCAAAAGGAAGAGAATTTTTACAATACCTCTCCCGCCATATCACCCGATGGCGAGCAGGTTGCGTTTATCAGTGATCGTTCAGATGGTGTTTTTGGTTTGTATGTAATGAACCTTGCTACCAAGGATGTTAAAAAACTGGTCAGTAGTAACCGAACTACCGACTTTGAAGAACTGAATTTTCTGACACCAGGAATTTCCTGGAACCCGGAAGGCACAAAACTGGCCGTGGGAGCAAAAGCCGGCGGGCAAGATGCAATTTACATTTTTGATACTAAGACTAACACCTATACTACACTCTCTCTTGGATTCAACACCATTGGCGGTGTTCACTGGTCACCAGACGGACAATATCTGGCGTTCGACGCAACATTTAAGAACGTGCAAAACGATATTTTTCTGTACACTCTTGCTACAGGTGACGTTCGGCAGCTTACCAACGATATTTTTACCGACACGGAACCAGTCTGGTCTCCAGATGGTAAGAGAGTTTATTTTTTATCGGACAGAGGCAGTCGACTCTCCGGTACCGAAACCTCAGAAAACTTTAAAATGTGGGACTACGATGTTGCACAAAAAGACATTTACTCTATCTCTGTAAATGGCGATTCATTACAGCGTATTACCACCGACCCCACAGTAGGTAAGTACTCACTTGCCGTTGCCCCTGATAACGCGTCGCTCCTTTATACCGCCGACTACAATGGTATCACAAACCTGTGGGAAATAAACCTTACCACTGGTGAACGAAGGGCACGCTCCAACTCACTTCAGGAAGTAAGTCAAATATCGCTCAGTAGTGATGGGACAAAACTTCTTTTTTCATCACAGAACCGTGTTGGTTATGATTTGTTCCTGGTCACCTTTCCATTTGATTTACCACAGCATGATACATTACCCTTAACAAAGTACAGGAGTCTGCAGCTTGAAGAAAAGAACTCCTTGGCAGCAATTATGGATCACCAGGCGGATACAACCAACACGGCCGAATTTGCCTACGGTACGTTCGACGTTGACTTTGGCACCGGAAATACCGTTCAACCCAACACACGTGTTATCCAGCCTTTGCCAGCTGACTCTAGTGTTCAGGATAGCACAGTGGATTTTACCGCTAAGGATTACAAGGTGGCTTTCTCTCCGGACATCATAACCGGTGCTGCAGGTTACAGTAACTGGTTCGGCGCACAGGGAGTAGCGCAGATGTTGTTTTCTGATATGCTGGGTGACCACGAACTCTACGTAATGCTTAACCTGTTTTTGGATTTAGAGAACAGTAACTTCTACGTTCAGTATAACTATAAACCGTTAGTAGTTGACTACAGCCTCGCAGTATTCCATAATGCGGGGTACTCGTACGTTGCAAATGCATCGTATCTATATCTGAACAGGTTTAGAACCTACGGCATGTATTCATCGATGTCGGTTCCCTTCAGTAGATACAGCCGCATCGATTTTGGTTTACAAGTCCAGGCAATGAGCCGTGAAAACATTGATGATCCGCGAATGCCCGGCTTAACCCGATTTGTTACGGTACCCTCGGTATCCTACGTTGTTGACGATGCAATTTGGGGGTTCTGGGCCCCGATAAAAGGTACGCGTTTTAATGTTACTCTGGAGGGGTCACCACAGATTGGAACAACCGGTTTATCGTTTGGGACCCTAAGAACCGATGCACGGCAGTATATGCATCTTGGGGGGATGTACACCCTTGCATTGCGCGGAAGCGGGGGATACAGCTTAGGACGTGATCCACAGAAGTTTTTTATTGGTGGTGTTGACAATTGGTTCAACCGGTTTTTTAGCAGTGCCGGCTGGCCCTTTCAAAATCCCGAGGATTTTGCTTTTACCAGACCAGGTTGGCCATTGCGTGGGTATGCCCTGAACGAACGAAATGGTTCGCAGTATTTTGTGGCCAATGCCGAGCTTCGGTTTCCACTGTTCTTTGCATTTCAGGCAGGCCCCTTACCATCACTTCTTCAGGGATTGCAAGGTCAGATTTTTTTTGATGCAGGTGGTGCATGGGACAATAATGGTATCCCTGGAGTTAGTGTCGACAATATTCGAATAGCAGCACCTGACCCAATACTGTATAGCACAGGATTTGGTATTAGAAGCCTTGCACTTGGATTACCATTACGCTTTGACGTGGCTTGGCGCCATGAGCCCACAGGTGGAATGTCAAGTCCGTATTATTTATTCTCCCTTGGTGGAGATTTTTGA
- the rnc gene encoding ribonuclease III: MRDLVRNLYDNLLRLTGQRTSGELQEMRELFPPLNILNDEGAERIEELLGIAIENRALYEQALTHRSYLQVVHQGGNRSNERLEFLGDAILGFITAEYLFYNHKQVLEGELTKMRSWLVNKKSLAICARSLEIDKLIFLSYSARQSLDNGNDGLLADALEAIIAAVYLDSGFDEARKFIVDKLLPIMVRESLIHDTNYKSLLLEAVQRTGTAGPRYNVIAESGPDHDKTFTVEVIVAEKSLGVGSGRNKKEAEQHAAKQALEVFTAKATQSKDRKLNRGAV, encoded by the coding sequence ATGCGTGACTTAGTACGGAATCTATACGACAATCTCCTTCGGCTTACAGGTCAGCGTACGTCTGGTGAACTCCAGGAAATGAGGGAACTCTTCCCGCCTCTAAACATCCTGAATGATGAAGGAGCAGAGCGGATTGAAGAGTTGTTGGGTATTGCCATTGAAAATCGAGCCCTCTACGAACAGGCCCTGACCCACCGATCCTATCTTCAGGTTGTTCATCAGGGCGGGAATCGCTCAAACGAGCGACTCGAATTCCTTGGCGACGCCATCCTTGGCTTTATTACCGCTGAGTACCTTTTTTATAACCATAAGCAGGTGCTCGAAGGTGAGCTAACCAAAATGCGCTCCTGGCTGGTCAATAAGAAATCACTGGCAATCTGTGCCCGGTCACTCGAAATTGACAAGCTGATATTTCTAAGCTACAGCGCACGTCAGTCACTTGATAACGGGAATGATGGTTTGCTGGCCGATGCCTTGGAAGCGATTATTGCAGCTGTGTATCTGGACTCGGGGTTCGATGAGGCTCGCAAATTTATCGTTGATAAGCTGCTGCCAATAATGGTGCGCGAAAGCCTGATTCATGACACTAATTATAAAAGTTTACTTCTGGAAGCTGTGCAGCGAACCGGTACAGCAGGGCCTCGGTATAACGTGATTGCGGAATCTGGTCCGGACCACGATAAAACGTTTACAGTCGAGGTAATTGTTGCTGAAAAATCCCTTGGAGTTGGTAGTGGTCGGAATAAAAAAGAGGCCGAACAGCATGCCGCGAAGCAGGCCCTGGAGGTATTTACAGCAAAGGCTACTCAGTCCAAGGACAGAAAACTAAATCGAGGAGCCGTGTAA
- a CDS encoding MBL fold metallo-hydrolase: MNIVPLKGPLALTNSGALEVVFLGTGTAFASELNQTNFLIIKGDTHILVDLGMTGPKALAEVGLKAEDITTILPTHSHADHIGGIEYLALRNRYVAIPSGRPKITMVSTDEYHTILWNESLRGGLEYNEITSEGKRLTLEDYFNLQLATPVPGTLNRPLYRIEYGEIALELFHTNHIPGAAEFTRDAFITYGLMIDDRVFVSGDTKFDTDLIEHYGPKAEFIFHDASLMPNAVHASINDLKTLPKSIREKMMLMHYQDETRDEHASDFSGLAKQQVRYIFP; encoded by the coding sequence ATGAACATAGTTCCACTTAAAGGTCCATTGGCGTTAACGAATTCAGGAGCACTGGAAGTAGTTTTTCTGGGAACGGGAACAGCGTTTGCGTCAGAACTCAACCAGACCAACTTTTTAATTATCAAGGGTGATACTCATATTTTGGTTGATTTAGGCATGACCGGACCTAAAGCCCTGGCAGAAGTCGGGTTAAAGGCTGAAGATATTACAACGATTTTGCCCACACATTCGCATGCTGACCATATAGGCGGTATTGAATATTTGGCATTGAGAAACCGGTATGTTGCTATTCCCAGTGGCCGCCCGAAGATCACCATGGTTTCAACGGATGAATACCATACAATCTTATGGAATGAAAGTCTTCGTGGCGGACTGGAGTATAACGAAATAACATCAGAAGGTAAACGATTAACTCTGGAAGACTACTTTAACCTGCAGCTGGCCACTCCCGTGCCGGGAACTCTGAACCGTCCGCTATATCGGATTGAATATGGAGAGATTGCACTTGAGTTATTCCATACCAATCACATACCGGGAGCAGCTGAATTTACACGGGATGCATTTATTACCTACGGTTTAATGATTGATGACCGGGTGTTTGTTAGCGGGGATACAAAGTTCGACACTGACCTGATAGAGCACTATGGCCCTAAAGCTGAATTTATTTTCCATGATGCGAGCTTAATGCCCAACGCAGTCCATGCTTCGATAAACGATCTGAAAACTTTGCCAAAATCTATCAGGGAAAAGATGATGCTCATGCATTATCAGGACGAAACCCGGGATGAACATGCCTCGGATTTCTCGGGACTTGCAAAACAGCAGGTGCGCTATATCTTCCCGTAA